One window of the Nostoc sp. 'Peltigera membranacea cyanobiont' N6 genome contains the following:
- a CDS encoding GIY-YIG nuclease family protein, with amino-acid sequence MEWETWQSLPFKQRCELPTISGIYTVVDYCGNVWYVGQAVNLNARWLGKGHHRYPQLNRSNTKWQYRIYWKSYPLSELNQKEQYYIDLFQPSINRTKVKKYSLGKPQLKIEVNKSLDNVQFVYFRGNPNCYEDISQEVGVFTCTLDEQKNNVAIEKNQVIKGGHAYIIAIRYEIDGQSKTTQLLCSKKKHDALSFLRGLPYRGGKIINTWIPLRVIRRY; translated from the coding sequence ATGGAGTGGGAAACATGGCAGAGTTTACCTTTTAAACAAAGGTGTGAATTACCGACAATTTCAGGAATTTACACCGTCGTAGATTATTGTGGTAATGTTTGGTACGTAGGTCAAGCAGTCAACTTGAATGCTCGATGGTTAGGAAAAGGGCATCATAGATATCCTCAATTGAATCGTTCAAATACTAAATGGCAATATCGAATTTATTGGAAGTCATATCCTCTAAGTGAATTAAACCAAAAGGAACAGTATTACATTGACCTTTTTCAGCCTTCGATAAATAGAACAAAGGTCAAGAAATATTCTTTGGGCAAGCCACAATTAAAAATAGAGGTCAACAAAAGCCTTGATAATGTCCAATTTGTTTACTTTAGGGGTAATCCAAATTGTTATGAAGATATATCACAAGAGGTGGGAGTATTTACCTGTACGCTAGACGAACAGAAAAATAATGTAGCGATTGAGAAAAATCAAGTGATCAAGGGCGGACACGCATACATCATAGCAATTAGGTATGAAATTGATGGTCAGTCTAAAACAACACAACTTTTGTGTAGTAAAAAGAAACACGATGCTTTGAGTTTTTTGCGAGGTCTGCCTTACCGAGGAGGAAAAATTATTAACACATGGATACCGCTAAGAGTAATACGTCGTTATTAA